A genomic segment from Papilio machaon chromosome 10, ilPapMach1.1, whole genome shotgun sequence encodes:
- the LOC106718169 gene encoding 26S proteasome non-ATPase regulatory subunit 10: protein MSIGTIYETAYKGDFNQVKVKIDNDKSIIETPDSNGRLLIHWAALGGNKNLVDFLIELGSPINSVDDTNSSPIILAASAGRYEVVKLLIDKGANVNHKTCRGQTPLHYASSKGHKEIVKLLIDSEARVNEVDELKATPLHRAAAQGRSSIVELLLESPSINVDLCDSTGCTALHLACEEEREAVACMLVKAGASVSIQNKEGKTPLDLCSEKLKNMLHNLLQ, encoded by the exons ATGTCTATCGGAACCATTTACGAAACAGCCTACAAAGGAGATTTTAATcaagttaaagtaaaaatagataatgaTAAGTCCATAATTGAAACACCCGATTCg AATGGCCGTCTTCTTATTCATTGGGCTGCATTAGGTGGCAATAAAAATTtggttgattttttaattgagttAGGTTCACCTATAAATTCTGTTGATGACACCAATAGCAGCCCAATTATATTAGCTGCATCAGCAGGAAGGTATGAGGTTGTTAAATTGCTCATTGATAAAGGTGCAAATGTAAATCATAAAACATGTCGTGGACAAACACCTCTTCATTATGCATCTTCTAAGGGACACAAAGAG ATTGTTAAGCTGCTAATTGATTCTGAAGCTAGAGTCAATGAAGTTGATGAGCTAAAAGCAACACCACTGCATAGAGCTGCCGCTCAAGGCAGAAGTAGTATTGTAGAATTACTTTTGGAAAGTCCCTCAATCAATGTTGATCTTTGTGATTCTACAGGATGTACTGCTTT ACATCTTGCCTGTGAGGAAGAAAGAGAAGCAGTAGCCTGTATGTTGGTTAAAGCTGGTGCAAGTGttagtatacaaaataaagaagGCAAAACACCACTTGACTTATGTTCTGAGAAACTGAAAAACATGTtgcataatttattacaataa
- the LOC106718246 gene encoding RAD50-interacting protein 1 isoform X2, with protein sequence MKPKLSSEEKVELIHNLNIKIGSDINNLEDAYEVEQELQRKKKQLENCIAHFSSIVNLSQTSQLSPIKGNDHVSAKHSATIRKAEANINQITDIKNKSVKLTAKIDQFLSKTESFREELDKRFSTISKLEGVLLYFKSFEKIDDLSRQMKQCRDNEQLIQLYGELKGMCSQHTQGHQAAYIKEYKHYWHNILKENFSKHYEDILKALKWPITSASESSPPSKDVLMKFSNLTRYLFIIQEPEDQIPNSNLEDLSSGSHTSLPVRIMLRPLKKRFQFHFTGTRQTARIDRPEWFLTQTLTWIKDHRKFVNDHVQPVADKLELSHINAVDEFNNGLISFAAERLHTVLGLYISQGSKGEIVDVDAAFAHAVDETLGFHRELQSLTGYPLNMALHVLTKAEHFVRWIAVEKKYALAKMDEALESEQWCEPVAAGVSVAVGAALWVPRCADWFIALLKTIEDRYSMLPQPGHRLQFVELQLELIEEWRVRLTQLLGAALHELRAESLLAGGPQPLAAVLNAAHYTRTVLLQWAHSLHYLQLHFYRRQFEHFTQQQHKDDEVIPEDTTVEEECEENLNKSTAAENIYQAMSINELEFKAKMLALNEMSRQNSVENEPSLSLETSQKLANLSATDALACDADQLEESGVFGEAPSLLAHLRDAGLSALSDHILLEFKATIREYKKLKWHAMLMVEEMGLSVSGALCGPLSALCARLAAAALCLAPPLAARLRAHLAARLDHLMLQEMVLETWFNTGGTLQFTHDVKRNILPAFAPHNKSVAQLNLLPKLLEACKLLNMDYEEARRLRSLLVKQPAEAKQTVDSCGITHIEPKDALRILNQRTDLTDTTTPSSVMELF encoded by the exons atgaAGCCTAAATTATCCTCCGAGGAAAAAGTTGAACTTATCCATAACCTTAACATCAAAATCGGCTCAGATATTAACAATTTAGAAGATGCTTATGAAGTTGAACAAGAATTGCagcggaaaaaaaaacaacttgaaAATTGCATAGCTCACTTTTCTAGCATTGTTAATTTAAGTCAGACATCACAATTATCGCCCATAAAAGGTAACGATCATGTGTCTGCCAAACATTCGGCAACTATTCGAAAAGCTGAAGCAAATATAAACCAAATAACAGACATTAAAAACAAGAGTGTCAAGTTAACAGCAAAGATAGATCAATTTCTTAGCAAAACGGAATCTTTTAGAGAGGAACTTGATAAAAGATTTTCCACCATAAGCAAACTAGAAGGagtgttattatattttaaatcatttgaaAAGATTGATGACTTGAG TCGTCAAATGAAACAATGCCGTGACAATGAGCAGTTAATTCAGCTTTACGGAGAGCTAAAGGGAATGTGTAGCCAGCACACACAGGGACACCAAGCTGCTTACATTAAAGAATATAAACATTACTggcataatatattaaaagaaaattttagcAA gCACTATGAAGACATTTTGAAAGCACTAAAATGGCCTATAACTTCAGCATCTGAAAGTTCTCCACCTTCTAAAGATGTgctgatgaaatttagtaacCTTACCAGATACTTGTTTATTATACAAGAACCAGAGGATCAGATACCTAATAGCAATTTAGAAGACTTGAGTTCAG gttCCCATACAAGTCTACCTGTGAGGATTATGCTTAGACCTTTAAAAAAGAGGTTTCAATTCCATTTTACGGGTACACGTCAGACAGCGCGTATAGACAGACCGGAGTGGTTTTTAACACAAACACTTACTTGGATAAAAGATCATCGGAAATTTGTCAATGACCATGTGCAACCAGTTGCTGATAAATTAGAACTCAGTCACATTAATGCTGTG GATGAATTCAATAATGGCCTAATATCATTTGCTGCTGAAAGACTACACACAGTACTCGGATTGTACATATCTCAAGGTTCAAAAGGAGAGATTGTGGATGTTGATGCTGCTTTCGCGCATGCAGTAGACGAGACTCTTGGCTTCCATAGAGAATTACAGAGCCTTACTGGCTATCCATTAAATATGGCACTGCATGTACTTACTAAAGCAGAGCATTTTGTTCGCTGGATAGCTGTGGAAAAGAAGT ATGCGCTAGCTAAAATGGACGAGGCGCTGGAGAGCGAGCAGTGGTGCGAGCCGGTGGCGGCGGGTGTGAGCGTGGCGGTGGGTGCGGCGCTGTGGGTGCCACGCTGCGCTGACTGGTTCATCGCGCTGCTCAAGACCATTGAAGATAGATACTCCATGCTACCACAGCCGGGACATAG GCTGCAGTTTGTGGAGCTGCAGCTGGAGTTAATAGAGGAGTGGCGAGTGCGACTGACTCAGCTGCTGGGCGCGGCGCTGCACGAGCTGCGGGCGGAGTCTCTGCTGGCGGGCGGGCCGCAGCCTCTCGCCGCAGTGCTCAACGCGGCGCACTACACGCGCACCGTGCTGCTGCAGTGGGCGCACTCGCTG CATTACTTGCAATTGCACTTCTATCGGCGACAGTTCGAACATTTCACGCAGCAGCAGCACAAAGATGATGAAGTTATACCTGAAGACACCACCGTTGAGGAGGAATGTGAAGAGAACCTTAATAAATCCACAGCAG CGGAAAATATTTACCAAGCGATGTCTATAAATGAGTTGGAATTCAAAGCTAAAATGTTGGCTCTCAATGAAATGTCACGTCAGAATTCTGTCGAGAATGAACCATCGCTTTCTCTTGAGACG tCTCAAAAGTTGGCGAACTTGTCAGCGACGGACGCGCTGGCGTGTGACGCGGACCAGCTGGAGGAGTCTGGCGTGTTCGGGGAGGCGCCGAGCTTGCTCGCACACTTGCGCGACGCCGGCCTCTCCGCGCTCTCAGACCACATACTGCTCGAGTTCAAGGCCACCATACGAGAATACAAGAAGCTGAA ATGGCACGCGATGCTGATGGTGGAGGAGATGGGGCTGAGCGTGTCGGGCGCGCTGTGCGGGCCGCTGTCTGCGCTGTGTGCGCGTCTGGCCGCCGCCGCGCTCTGCCTCGCCCCGCCCCTCGCCGCACGACTGCGCGCGCACCTCGCCGCACGCCTCGACCATCTCATGCTGCAG GAGATGGTGTTGGAGACGTGGTTCAACACGGGCGGTACATTGCAGTTCACACACGACGTGAAACGAAACATCCTGCCCGCGTTCGCACCTCACAACAAGAGTGTGGCACAACTCAACCTCCTACCAAA GCTTTTGGAGGCGTGTAAACTCCTCAACATGGACTACGAGGAGGCGCGCCGCCTGCGCTCTCTGCTGGTGAAGCAGCCGGCGGAGGCGAAGCAGACAGTGGACAGCTGCGGCATCACTCACATCGAACCTAAAGACGCGCTGCGCATCCTCAACCAGAGAACGGACCTCACTGACACCACCACACCCTCCTCTGTCATGGAACTCTTCTGA
- the LOC106718246 gene encoding RAD50-interacting protein 1 isoform X1: MKPKLSSEEKVELIHNLNIKIGSDINNLEDAYEVEQELQRKKKQLENCIAHFSSIVNLSQTSQLSPIKGNDHVSAKHSATIRKAEANINQITDIKNKSVKLTAKIDQFLSKTESFREELDKRFSTISKLEGVLLYFKSFEKIDDLSRQMKQCRDNEQLIQLYGELKGMCSQHTQGHQAAYIKEYKHYWHNILKENFSKHYEDILKALKWPITSASESSPPSKDVLMKFSNLTRYLFIIQEPEDQIPNSNLEDLSSGSHTSLPVRIMLRPLKKRFQFHFTGTRQTARIDRPEWFLTQTLTWIKDHRKFVNDHVQPVADKLELSHINAVDEFNNGLISFAAERLHTVLGLYISQGSKGEIVDVDAAFAHAVDETLGFHRELQSLTGYPLNMALHVLTKAEHFVRWIAVEKKYALAKMDEALESEQWCEPVAAGVSVAVGAALWVPRCADWFIALLKTIEDRYSMLPQPGHRLQFVELQLELIEEWRVRLTQLLGAALHELRAESLLAGGPQPLAAVLNAAHYTRTVLLQWAHSLHYLQLHFYRRQFEHFTQQQHKDDEVIPEDTTVEEECEENLNKSTAAENIYQAMSINELEFKAKMLALNEMSRQNSVENEPSLSLETSQKLANLSATDALACDADQLEESGVFGEAPSLLAHLRDAGLSALSDHILLEFKATIREYKKLKWHAMLMVEEMGLSVSGALCGPLSALCARLAAAALCLAPPLAARLRAHLAARLDHLMLQVHHLPLHKHALCLAPPLAARLRAHLAARLDHLMLQVHHLPLHKHALCLAPPLAARLDHLMLQVHHLPLHKHALCLAPPLAARLRAHLAARLDHLMLQVHHLPLHKHALCLAPPLAARLRAHLAARLDHLMLQEMVLETWFNTGGTLQFTHDVKRNILPAFAPHNKSVAQLNLLPKLLEACKLLNMDYEEARRLRSLLVKQPAEAKQTVDSCGITHIEPKDALRILNQRTDLTDTTTPSSVMELF, from the exons atgaAGCCTAAATTATCCTCCGAGGAAAAAGTTGAACTTATCCATAACCTTAACATCAAAATCGGCTCAGATATTAACAATTTAGAAGATGCTTATGAAGTTGAACAAGAATTGCagcggaaaaaaaaacaacttgaaAATTGCATAGCTCACTTTTCTAGCATTGTTAATTTAAGTCAGACATCACAATTATCGCCCATAAAAGGTAACGATCATGTGTCTGCCAAACATTCGGCAACTATTCGAAAAGCTGAAGCAAATATAAACCAAATAACAGACATTAAAAACAAGAGTGTCAAGTTAACAGCAAAGATAGATCAATTTCTTAGCAAAACGGAATCTTTTAGAGAGGAACTTGATAAAAGATTTTCCACCATAAGCAAACTAGAAGGagtgttattatattttaaatcatttgaaAAGATTGATGACTTGAG TCGTCAAATGAAACAATGCCGTGACAATGAGCAGTTAATTCAGCTTTACGGAGAGCTAAAGGGAATGTGTAGCCAGCACACACAGGGACACCAAGCTGCTTACATTAAAGAATATAAACATTACTggcataatatattaaaagaaaattttagcAA gCACTATGAAGACATTTTGAAAGCACTAAAATGGCCTATAACTTCAGCATCTGAAAGTTCTCCACCTTCTAAAGATGTgctgatgaaatttagtaacCTTACCAGATACTTGTTTATTATACAAGAACCAGAGGATCAGATACCTAATAGCAATTTAGAAGACTTGAGTTCAG gttCCCATACAAGTCTACCTGTGAGGATTATGCTTAGACCTTTAAAAAAGAGGTTTCAATTCCATTTTACGGGTACACGTCAGACAGCGCGTATAGACAGACCGGAGTGGTTTTTAACACAAACACTTACTTGGATAAAAGATCATCGGAAATTTGTCAATGACCATGTGCAACCAGTTGCTGATAAATTAGAACTCAGTCACATTAATGCTGTG GATGAATTCAATAATGGCCTAATATCATTTGCTGCTGAAAGACTACACACAGTACTCGGATTGTACATATCTCAAGGTTCAAAAGGAGAGATTGTGGATGTTGATGCTGCTTTCGCGCATGCAGTAGACGAGACTCTTGGCTTCCATAGAGAATTACAGAGCCTTACTGGCTATCCATTAAATATGGCACTGCATGTACTTACTAAAGCAGAGCATTTTGTTCGCTGGATAGCTGTGGAAAAGAAGT ATGCGCTAGCTAAAATGGACGAGGCGCTGGAGAGCGAGCAGTGGTGCGAGCCGGTGGCGGCGGGTGTGAGCGTGGCGGTGGGTGCGGCGCTGTGGGTGCCACGCTGCGCTGACTGGTTCATCGCGCTGCTCAAGACCATTGAAGATAGATACTCCATGCTACCACAGCCGGGACATAG GCTGCAGTTTGTGGAGCTGCAGCTGGAGTTAATAGAGGAGTGGCGAGTGCGACTGACTCAGCTGCTGGGCGCGGCGCTGCACGAGCTGCGGGCGGAGTCTCTGCTGGCGGGCGGGCCGCAGCCTCTCGCCGCAGTGCTCAACGCGGCGCACTACACGCGCACCGTGCTGCTGCAGTGGGCGCACTCGCTG CATTACTTGCAATTGCACTTCTATCGGCGACAGTTCGAACATTTCACGCAGCAGCAGCACAAAGATGATGAAGTTATACCTGAAGACACCACCGTTGAGGAGGAATGTGAAGAGAACCTTAATAAATCCACAGCAG CGGAAAATATTTACCAAGCGATGTCTATAAATGAGTTGGAATTCAAAGCTAAAATGTTGGCTCTCAATGAAATGTCACGTCAGAATTCTGTCGAGAATGAACCATCGCTTTCTCTTGAGACG tCTCAAAAGTTGGCGAACTTGTCAGCGACGGACGCGCTGGCGTGTGACGCGGACCAGCTGGAGGAGTCTGGCGTGTTCGGGGAGGCGCCGAGCTTGCTCGCACACTTGCGCGACGCCGGCCTCTCCGCGCTCTCAGACCACATACTGCTCGAGTTCAAGGCCACCATACGAGAATACAAGAAGCTGAA ATGGCACGCGATGCTGATGGTGGAGGAGATGGGGCTGAGCGTGTCGGGCGCGCTGTGCGGGCCGCTGTCTGCGCTGTGTGCGCGTCTGGCCGCCGCCGCGCTCTGCCTCGCCCCGCCCCTCGCCGCACGACTGCGCGCGCACCTCGCCGCACGCCTCGACCATCTCATGCTGCAGGTACACCACCTTCCTCTACACAAACACGCCCTCTGCCTCGCCCCGCCCCTCGCCGCACGACTGCGCGCTCACCTCGCCGCACGCCTCGACCATCTCATGCTGCAGGTACACCACCTTCCTCTACACAAACACGCCCTCTGCCTCGCCCCGCCCCTCGCCGCACGCCTCGACCATCTCATGCTGCAGGTACACCACCTTCCTCTACACAAACACGCCCTCTGCCTCGCCCCGCCCCTCGCCGCACGACTGCGCGCTCACCTCGCCGCACGCCTCGACCATCTCATGCTGCAGGTACACCACCTTCCTCTACACAAACACGCCCTCTGCCTCGCCCCGCCCCTAGCCGCACGACTGCGCGCTCACCTCGCCGCACGCCTCGACCATCTCATGCTGCAG GAGATGGTGTTGGAGACGTGGTTCAACACGGGCGGTACATTGCAGTTCACACACGACGTGAAACGAAACATCCTGCCCGCGTTCGCACCTCACAACAAGAGTGTGGCACAACTCAACCTCCTACCAAA GCTTTTGGAGGCGTGTAAACTCCTCAACATGGACTACGAGGAGGCGCGCCGCCTGCGCTCTCTGCTGGTGAAGCAGCCGGCGGAGGCGAAGCAGACAGTGGACAGCTGCGGCATCACTCACATCGAACCTAAAGACGCGCTGCGCATCCTCAACCAGAGAACGGACCTCACTGACACCACCACACCCTCCTCTGTCATGGAACTCTTCTGA
- the LOC106718073 gene encoding putative inorganic phosphate cotransporter translates to MLTGWKLLLSKLFIIPQRWVMAIMGFLAVANAYTMRVCLNIAITQMVRRRAHSLAHDHGSCPGDLQEAAGEATEISGYDWDEETQGIILSAFYYGYIVTHLPGGMLAERFGGKYSLGFGVLSTAVFTLFTPWTVATGGATGLIILRVLEGLGEGTTFPALNAMLARWAPVSERGRMGSLVFGGAQIGNIAGTYLSGLVIKETGEWQSVFYLFGAVGILWFILWAILCYNDPESHPYISDKEKKYLEEALGRHQNSQPSAIPWKAIFMSVPLWALVCAQIGHDYGYFTMVTDLPKYMTGVLKFDIHRTGTLAALPYAVMWLSSIVFGWLCDNMVKRNWLTVTNARKTFTTIASVGPGICMILASYSGCNTDTVVILFTASMGLMGAFYPGMKVNALDLSSNYAGTIMAIVNGIGAITGIIAPYLVGLLTPDSTLVQWRLVFWITLAVFILTNLVFVAWASGDEQWWNRPAQDNKKQQEIEIPTNNSVNTDIRL, encoded by the exons atgttgACGGGATGGAAATTGCTTTTAtcaaaat TATTTATAATACCTCAGCGATGGGTGATGGCGATCATGGGTTTCCTGGCGGTGGCGAATGCGTACACAATGCGCGTCTGCCTCAACATCGCCATCACGCAGATGGTGCGCCGGCGCGCCCACTCGCTCGCGCATGACCATGGCTCCTGCCCGGGAGACTTACAAGAAGCTGCCGGTGAAGCCACC GAAATAAGCGGATACGACTGGGATGAGGAAACCCAGGGCATAATTCTCAGTGCGTTCTACTATGGGTACATAGTCACACATTTACCTGGCGGCATGTTGGCGGAGAGATTCGGAGGGAAGTATTCGCTCGGGTTCGGCGTTCTCAGCACAGCCGTGTTTACTTTGTTTACCCCCTGGACAGTCGCCACTGGTGGCGCCACTGGGCTCATCATACTACGAGTGTTGGAAGGATTAGGAGAA GGAACAACATTCCCAGCTCTGAACGCGATGTTGGCACGTTGGGCGCCAGTGTCAGAGCGGGGTCGCATGGGCTCCCTAGTGTTTGGCGGGGCACAAATAGGCAACATCGCCGGTACTTACCTCTCCGGTCTCGTCATCAAGGAAACCGGTGAATGGCAATCCGTCTTCTATCTGTTCGGCGCTGTTGGCATCTTATGGTTTATACTTTGG GCTATACTGTGTTACAATGATCCGGAATCGCACCCCTATATTTCTgacaaagaaaagaaatacttAGAAGAAGCACTAGGCAGACATCAGAACAGCCAGCCATCTGCAATACCTTGGAAAGCGATATTCATGTCAGTGCCGCTTTGGGCTCTAGTTTGCGCACAG ATTGGCCACGATTACGGCTACTTTACAATGGTGACTGACCTGCCTAAATATATGACGGGAGTGCTCAAGTTCGATATCCACCGCACAGGCACGCTAGCCGCGCTGCCGTACGCCGTCATGTGGCTCAGCTCCATAGTTTTCGGTTGGCTCTGTGATAACATGGTCAAGAGGAACTGGCTCACCGTTACTAACGCGAGAAAGACATTCACTACAATAG CTTCTGTGGGTCCTGGTATCTGCATGATCCTGGCATCGTACTCCGGCTGTAACACTGACACTGTGGTCATCTTGTTCACGGCTTCAATGGGTCTGATGGGCGCCTTCTACCCTGGGATGAAGGTGAACGCGCTCGACCTGAGCAGCAACTACGCGGGGACAATCATGGCAATAGTTAACGGTATCGGCGCTATCACTGGTATCATCGCACCATATCTCGTCGGATTACTGACCCCTGAT agTACCCTTGTGCAATGGCGATTAGTATTTTGGATAACGTTGGCCGTATTCATATTGACGAACTTGGTGTTCGTGGCATGGGCGTCCGGCGACGAGCAGTGGTGGAACAGGCCAGCACAAGACAACAAGAAACAACAGGAAATTGAAATCCCAACAAATAATTCCGTCAACACCGATATTAGACTGTAA